The following coding sequences lie in one Saimiri boliviensis isolate mSaiBol1 chromosome 6, mSaiBol1.pri, whole genome shotgun sequence genomic window:
- the POU2AF1 gene encoding POU domain class 2-associating factor 1, translating to MLWQKPTAPEQAPAPARPYQGVRVKEPVKELLRRKRGHASSGTAPAPTAVVLPHQPLATYTTVGPSCLDMEVSASAVTEEGALCAGWLSQPTPATLQPLAPWTPYTEYVPHEAVSCPYSADMYVQPVCPSYTVVGPSSVLTYASPPLITNVTTRSSATPTVGPPLEGPEHQAPLTYFPWPQPLSTLPTSTLQYQPPAPALPGPQFVQLPISIPEPVLQEMEDPRRAASSLTIDKLLLEEEDNDAYALNHTLSVEGF from the exons CCACAGCTCCAGAACAAGCCCCAGCCCCGGCCCGGCCATACCAGGGCGTCCGTGTGAAGGAGCCAGTGAAGGAACTGCTGAGGAGGAAGCGAGGCCATGCCAGCAGCGGGACAGCACCTGCACCCACGGCG GTGGTGCTGCCCCATCAGCCCCTGGCGACCTACACCACAGTGG GTCCTTCCTGCCTGGACATGGAGGTCTCTGCATCTGCAGTGACGGAGGAGGGTGCCCTGTGTGCTGGCTGGCTCTCCCAGCCCACCCCGGccaccctccagcccctggccccATGGACACCTTACACCGAGTATGTGCCCCATGAAGCTGTCAGCTGTCCCTACTCAGCTGACATGTATGTGCAGCCCGTGTGCCCCAGCTACACGGTGGTGGGGCCCTCCTCAGTGTTGACCTATGCCTCTCCGCCACTCATCACCAATGTCACG ACAAGAAGCTCCGCCACACCCACAGTGGGACCCCCGCTGGAGGGCCCAGAGCACCAGGCACCCCTCACCTATTTCCCGTGGCCTCAGCCCCTTTCCACGCTACCCACCTCCACCCTGCAGTACCAGCCTCCGGCCCCAGCCCTGCCCGGGCCCCAGTTTGTCCAGCTCCCCATCTCTATCCCAGAGCCAGTCCTTCAGGAGATGGAAGACCCGAGGAGAGCCGCCAGCTCACTGACCATCGACAAGCTGCTTTTGGAGGAAGAGGATAATGATGCCTACGCGCTCAACCACACTCTCTCTGTGGAAGGCTTTTAG